One genomic segment of candidate division KSB1 bacterium includes these proteins:
- a CDS encoding acetylxylan esterase, whose amino-acid sequence MLFDLPLDQLQSYRPERSEPPDFEAFWQETLLQAQRFPLHATFEPVDSGLRLVETYDVTFNGFGGQPIKGWLILPRERSAALPCVVEYIGYGGGRGMPLDWLLWSNAGYAHFIMDTRGQGSVWRKGDTPDLEPAGSNPHHPGFMTRGILAPHNYYYRRLFTDAVRAVEAAASHPAIDGSRLAVTGGSQGGGIALAVAGLVPSLAAVMPDVPFLCHVRRATEIVDTFPYQEIAKFCQVHRDHSETVFRTLSYFDGLNFAVRAASPALFSVGLMDEICPPSTVFAAYNHYAGAKQIKIWPYNHHEGGESFQALEKLRFLAARWR is encoded by the coding sequence ATGTTGTTCGATTTGCCTCTCGATCAGCTTCAATCCTATCGGCCGGAGCGCAGCGAGCCGCCGGACTTTGAAGCCTTCTGGCAGGAGACACTGCTGCAAGCGCAGCGCTTTCCGCTGCACGCCACGTTCGAGCCGGTCGACTCCGGCTTGCGTTTGGTTGAAACCTACGATGTCACGTTCAACGGATTTGGCGGGCAGCCGATCAAGGGCTGGCTGATCTTGCCGCGCGAACGCAGCGCGGCTTTGCCGTGCGTGGTCGAGTACATCGGCTACGGTGGCGGCCGCGGCATGCCGCTGGATTGGCTGTTGTGGAGTAATGCCGGTTATGCGCATTTCATCATGGACACGCGCGGCCAGGGCAGCGTCTGGCGCAAAGGCGATACGCCTGATCTCGAACCAGCAGGCTCAAATCCCCACCATCCCGGCTTCATGACGCGCGGTATACTCGCTCCGCACAACTACTACTATCGCCGCCTCTTCACCGATGCCGTGCGGGCGGTCGAAGCGGCAGCCTCGCATCCCGCGATTGACGGATCACGTCTGGCAGTTACCGGTGGCAGCCAGGGCGGCGGCATCGCGCTGGCGGTGGCGGGACTGGTACCGAGCCTGGCCGCGGTGATGCCGGATGTTCCTTTTCTCTGCCACGTTCGCCGCGCCACCGAAATCGTGGATACTTTTCCCTATCAGGAAATCGCCAAGTTCTGCCAGGTGCATCGCGACCACAGCGAAACGGTGTTTCGGACATTGTCTTATTTCGATGGCCTCAATTTCGCGGTACGGGCAGCCAGCCCGGCGCTTTTTTCGGTGGGATTGATGGATGAGATTTGCCCGCCTTCCACGGTGTTTGCCGCCTACAATCACTATGCGGGCGCGAAGCAGATCAAGATTTGGCCTTACAACCATCACGAAGGCGGGGAAAGTTTTCAAGCGTTGGAGAAACTGCGCTTTCTTGCCGCGCGGTGGCGCTGA